Proteins co-encoded in one Hyla sarda isolate aHylSar1 chromosome 4, aHylSar1.hap1, whole genome shotgun sequence genomic window:
- the LOC130267470 gene encoding gastrotropin-like: MAFTGKYEVESQENYEAFMKLIGIPDDKIEKGKNFKYTTEIVQNGNEFSWSQIYPGHTTTNKFVLGQESELHSMAGKTFKTTIRSDGGKIVVDFPNYHHTSEIAGGKLVETSVAGGVTFKRISKKVA, translated from the exons ATGGCCTTCACTGGAAAGTATGAAGTTGAATCCCAAGAGAACTATGAAGCCTTCATGAAACTTATCG gaATCCCCGATGACAAAATTGAAAAGGGAAAGAATTTTAAATACACCACAGAAATCGTCCAGAACGGGAATGAGTTCTCCTGGTCTCAAATCTATCCAGGACACACAACCACCAACAAGTTTGTTCTTGGCCAAGAGTCGGAATTGCATTCCATGGCTGGCAAGACGTTTAAG ACAACCATAAGATCGGACGGTGGTAAGATCGTTGTGGATTTCCCCAACTACCATCATACTTCAGAGATTGCTGGGGGGAAACTTGTTGAG ACCTCAGTGGCTGGAGGAGTCACCTTCAAGAGGATCAGTAAGAAAGTGGCATAA